The following proteins are encoded in a genomic region of Sorangiineae bacterium MSr12523:
- a CDS encoding CusA/CzcA family heavy metal efflux RND transporter, with product MFAWLARLGVQRAWFVLLAAALFTVAGIFAFQSLPIQAFPDVTDPQVDVVGVYPGQSAEEVEKRVTLELERVLSGTPSLIGLRSVSVFGLALVTLTFDDARTDFELRTLVAERLREANLPESASADMGPQSTPVGQIYRYTLRGPRSLKDLRAINDFVVERRLRAVQGVAEVWTFGGFERQYQARIDPGRLAAAGVSLKEVYDALARTNANAGGGYVGLGSQEFIVRGLGAVLSPVDIGLAEVREVDGVPVRIGDVADIVEGSTPRRGAVGRGHEDEVVEGIVMLRRGENPDRVLKALRARIEELQRDVLPKDVTIDTFYDRTSLLEATLATVGRNMSEGALLVVFVLYLFLRTARGTLIVAVVIPLSLFAAFIGLRLMGLPANLISLGAIDFGILVDGAVIVLEASLHTMSTHPHALDREEKKMLIERAADSVAGPVGFSMLIIIVALIPIFALERTEGRIFAPMAYTYAFALIGALACGTFVVPALETVLLPNRAPPAEARWLLAIRAAFLQILDLAARRKRLVLAGGFATLLAIGLYAKGIGSEFLPELNEGGFYITTTFPSTISLDEVKHPTADMRERILKFPEVADVLSHIGRPEKATQAEGSFNVEFFVKLWPESKWPKGMTRAKLEEQLRRSLADIPGAHHNFSQPITDRVFETISGIIGQVVIKVHGEDLDKTTALAHDIVARLASVKGVADLSVYQAGDIPQLQIELDRNAVARRGLSIGDVQDTLAVALGGQPATQVWEGERRYDVALRLPDVVRGSPDALGRLLVGPPERSSALSEVAAIRYGSGHTAIWREDFSRFVAIKFNVRGRDLGSTVEEAKRAIRDIQVPDETYLSWSGEFKNKERAMKRLGLTVPLALFAVFGILYAHFRRVRPALLIMGALPFGITGAIAGLRFMGENFSVSGAVGCVALLGQMVLAVVLLLTRIEEAELQGEANPIVEGTKTAFRPVLLTTSLAVLGLTPSALSHAMGSETQRPFAIAILAGLIVGIPMVMLLVPLAYAVTKGGRWHAALVAGVAALLLGAPSAHAQGPAPVITVPETDAPHGFTLEQTLAALKVGHPLLTAAKANVRAAESQATAAGLWTNPQLDAGYTRSLGTTSFDRFGYGTAGITQFVEVAGAPKARRRAAEAEMRATEADGAGVARRLAFDAEEAYIGLAAQISRRGVAEETVRDLERADRIVRARVGAGMAPQYDASRIAIALASARAELGEAEAQIARARGDLATAVGPAFATLRGDPVYDFDATPPLPNLPELQRDLLSHRTDLRAAQHRAESARLDIETAQRSVFPGFGVRIGAGYGQAPNQTDLGVGIVLPIPLVDRGQGIVPAARARADANEALADAIVIAARERLTASHAELVRRRETLEKYRTETRQISMNMRSEAEAGYREARLSVLELVDAYQSFHDARLKMIDLASSASLAEVGVRRVLEGAQ from the coding sequence ATGTTCGCATGGCTCGCGCGACTGGGGGTTCAAAGGGCGTGGTTCGTCCTGCTGGCGGCAGCGCTTTTCACCGTTGCAGGGATCTTCGCGTTCCAATCCTTGCCGATTCAGGCCTTTCCCGACGTGACCGATCCGCAGGTCGACGTCGTCGGCGTCTACCCGGGGCAATCGGCCGAGGAGGTGGAAAAGCGCGTCACCTTGGAATTGGAGCGCGTTCTATCGGGCACGCCGAGCCTCATCGGCCTGCGCTCGGTCTCGGTGTTCGGGCTGGCGCTGGTCACCCTCACCTTCGATGACGCGCGCACCGATTTCGAGCTGCGCACCTTGGTGGCCGAGCGCCTGCGTGAGGCGAACCTGCCCGAATCGGCCAGCGCGGACATGGGCCCGCAGTCCACGCCCGTGGGGCAGATCTACCGGTATACGCTGCGCGGCCCGCGCAGCCTGAAGGACCTGCGCGCGATCAACGACTTCGTCGTGGAGCGGCGGCTTCGAGCGGTGCAGGGCGTGGCCGAGGTGTGGACCTTCGGCGGCTTCGAGCGGCAATACCAAGCGCGCATCGATCCGGGCCGGCTGGCCGCGGCCGGCGTGTCGCTCAAAGAGGTGTACGACGCGCTCGCGCGCACCAACGCCAACGCGGGCGGCGGCTACGTGGGGCTCGGCTCGCAGGAGTTCATCGTGCGCGGCCTCGGCGCCGTGCTCTCGCCGGTGGACATCGGCCTCGCCGAGGTGCGCGAAGTCGACGGCGTCCCCGTCCGCATCGGCGACGTGGCCGACATCGTGGAGGGCTCGACCCCACGCCGCGGCGCCGTGGGTCGCGGACACGAGGACGAAGTGGTGGAGGGCATCGTCATGCTCCGCCGCGGGGAAAACCCGGACCGCGTGCTCAAAGCCTTGCGCGCACGCATCGAGGAGCTCCAGCGCGACGTCTTGCCCAAGGACGTGACCATCGACACGTTCTACGATCGGACCTCGCTGCTCGAGGCCACCTTGGCCACGGTGGGACGCAACATGAGCGAGGGCGCCCTCCTCGTCGTGTTCGTGCTGTACCTGTTTCTGCGCACCGCGCGCGGCACCTTGATCGTCGCGGTGGTGATTCCGCTTTCGCTCTTCGCCGCCTTCATCGGGCTGCGGCTGATGGGGCTTCCGGCCAACCTGATTTCGCTGGGCGCCATCGACTTCGGCATCCTCGTCGACGGCGCGGTCATTGTCCTCGAGGCGAGTTTGCACACGATGAGTACGCATCCCCACGCGCTCGATCGCGAGGAGAAAAAGATGCTCATCGAGCGGGCCGCCGATTCGGTGGCCGGGCCGGTGGGCTTCTCGATGCTCATCATCATCGTGGCCCTCATCCCGATCTTCGCGCTGGAACGCACCGAGGGCCGCATCTTCGCCCCCATGGCCTACACGTACGCCTTCGCGCTGATCGGGGCGCTCGCGTGCGGGACCTTCGTGGTGCCGGCATTGGAGACGGTGCTTTTGCCCAACCGCGCACCGCCGGCGGAGGCGCGCTGGCTGCTGGCGATCCGCGCAGCATTTCTGCAGATCCTCGATTTGGCCGCGCGGCGGAAGCGGCTCGTTCTGGCCGGTGGATTCGCCACGCTCCTCGCCATTGGTCTCTACGCCAAGGGCATTGGCAGCGAATTCCTCCCCGAGCTGAACGAAGGCGGCTTCTACATCACCACCACCTTCCCTTCGACCATTAGCCTCGACGAGGTGAAACACCCGACGGCCGACATGCGCGAGCGCATTCTCAAGTTCCCCGAGGTGGCCGACGTGCTCTCGCACATTGGCCGTCCGGAAAAGGCGACGCAGGCCGAAGGGTCGTTCAATGTCGAATTCTTCGTCAAACTATGGCCCGAATCAAAATGGCCAAAGGGCATGACGCGCGCGAAGCTGGAAGAACAATTGCGCCGCAGCCTGGCCGATATTCCCGGGGCCCATCACAATTTTTCGCAACCGATTACCGATCGCGTGTTCGAGACGATATCGGGCATCATTGGCCAGGTCGTCATCAAGGTGCACGGCGAGGACCTGGACAAGACCACGGCGCTCGCCCACGACATCGTCGCGCGCCTGGCCAGCGTGAAGGGTGTGGCGGATTTGTCCGTGTACCAAGCGGGCGATATTCCGCAGCTTCAGATCGAGCTGGATCGCAATGCCGTCGCCCGGCGCGGGCTTTCCATTGGCGATGTACAAGATACGCTGGCGGTCGCGCTCGGCGGGCAGCCGGCCACGCAAGTGTGGGAAGGCGAGCGCCGCTACGACGTGGCGCTGCGTCTTCCCGACGTGGTGCGCGGAAGCCCCGATGCGCTCGGGCGCCTTTTGGTCGGCCCGCCCGAGCGCTCGAGCGCGCTCTCCGAGGTGGCGGCCATTCGTTACGGAAGCGGTCACACGGCCATATGGCGGGAGGACTTTTCGCGCTTCGTCGCAATCAAATTTAATGTTCGCGGCCGGGATCTGGGAAGTACGGTCGAAGAGGCAAAACGTGCGATCCGAGACATCCAAGTTCCCGATGAGACGTATTTGTCGTGGAGTGGCGAATTCAAGAACAAGGAGCGCGCCATGAAGCGTCTCGGGCTCACCGTTCCCCTCGCGTTGTTTGCCGTATTCGGCATCTTGTACGCCCACTTTCGCCGGGTGCGACCGGCCCTGCTCATCATGGGCGCGCTGCCCTTCGGCATCACCGGCGCCATCGCGGGCCTGCGGTTCATGGGGGAAAACTTCTCGGTGAGCGGCGCCGTGGGGTGCGTGGCACTCCTCGGGCAGATGGTGCTCGCTGTGGTGCTGCTGCTCACACGCATCGAGGAGGCGGAGCTTCAAGGCGAGGCGAACCCCATCGTGGAAGGCACCAAGACGGCCTTTCGCCCCGTGCTTCTGACGACATCCCTCGCGGTGCTGGGGCTCACGCCCAGCGCGCTCTCGCATGCCATGGGCAGTGAGACGCAGCGGCCCTTCGCCATTGCCATCCTGGCGGGGCTCATCGTGGGCATTCCCATGGTGATGCTGCTCGTGCCGCTGGCGTACGCCGTCACCAAGGGCGGACGCTGGCATGCAGCGCTCGTCGCCGGCGTGGCCGCGCTCCTCCTGGGCGCACCGAGCGCGCATGCGCAGGGCCCGGCACCGGTCATCACCGTGCCCGAGACCGATGCCCCCCACGGCTTTACGCTGGAGCAAACGCTGGCGGCGCTGAAGGTCGGGCACCCGCTGCTCACGGCGGCGAAGGCGAACGTGCGGGCCGCCGAGTCGCAAGCCACCGCCGCGGGCCTGTGGACCAATCCGCAATTGGATGCAGGTTACACGCGTTCCCTCGGCACCACGAGCTTCGACCGATTTGGCTACGGCACTGCAGGGATCACGCAGTTCGTCGAGGTGGCAGGTGCCCCCAAGGCGCGGCGGCGCGCGGCCGAGGCCGAGATGCGTGCCACGGAGGCCGACGGCGCCGGCGTGGCGCGAAGGCTCGCGTTCGACGCGGAGGAAGCGTACATCGGTCTGGCCGCGCAGATCTCACGGCGCGGGGTGGCCGAGGAGACGGTCCGCGATCTGGAGCGGGCCGATCGCATCGTGCGGGCGCGGGTCGGCGCGGGCATGGCCCCGCAGTACGATGCATCGCGCATTGCCATCGCGCTGGCGTCGGCGCGCGCGGAGCTGGGCGAGGCCGAGGCGCAGATTGCGCGCGCCCGAGGCGATCTGGCGACCGCCGTGGGACCTGCCTTCGCGACGTTGCGAGGCGATCCCGTGTACGATTTCGATGCCACGCCGCCGTTGCCGAACTTGCCGGAGTTGCAGCGCGATCTTCTGTCGCACCGCACCGATTTGCGTGCCGCGCAGCACCGTGCGGAGTCCGCGCGACTCGACATCGAGACGGCCCAGCGCTCCGTGTTTCCGGGGTTCGGGGTGCGGATTGGCGCGGGCTACGGCCAAGCGCCGAACCAGACGGATCTGGGCGTCGGCATCGTGCTGCCGATCCCGCTCGTCGACCGTGGGCAAGGCATCGTGCCGGCCGCCCGCGCCCGCGCCGATGCGAACGAGGCACTGGCCGACGCCATCGTGATCGCCGCGCGCGAGCGCCTCACCGCCTCGCACGCGGAGCTGGTGCGCCGGCGCGAGACCCTGGAGAAATACCGCACGGAGACGCGCCAGATCAGCATGAACATGCGCTCCGAGGCGGAAGCCGGCTACCGCGAGGCGCGCCTCTCCGTGCTCGAATTGGTCGACGCGTACCAAAGCTTCCACGACGCGCGCCTCAAGATGATCGACCTCGCCAGCAGCGCCTCGCTCGCCGAGGTGGGCGTACGCCGCGTGCTCGAGGGCGCGCAGTAG
- a CDS encoding YggS family pyridoxal phosphate-dependent enzyme has product MGGIAERLADIQARVEQAARAAGRDPKSVRLIAVSKKMPPEAIREAYAAGQRLFGENYAQELAAKADALADLSDIEWHFIGHLQSNKARLVAPRARVVHTVDSASLAKELARRAEAAGRTLEVLVEVNVSGEPQKHGIVASELAEVLAGVRAFPTLSVRGLMTVPPEGDLDVARQVFETLASLRNLHGGPAVLPELSMGMSGDFETAIAAGATIVRVGTAIFGARS; this is encoded by the coding sequence TTGGGCGGAATCGCGGAGCGGCTCGCAGACATTCAGGCGCGCGTCGAGCAGGCTGCGCGCGCTGCGGGCCGTGATCCGAAGTCCGTCCGCCTCATCGCCGTTTCGAAGAAGATGCCGCCCGAGGCCATTCGAGAGGCGTACGCCGCCGGCCAGCGGCTTTTCGGTGAAAATTACGCGCAAGAGCTCGCCGCCAAGGCCGATGCCCTCGCCGATCTGAGCGACATCGAGTGGCACTTCATCGGCCACCTGCAGTCGAACAAGGCGCGCCTCGTCGCCCCGCGCGCCCGCGTGGTCCACACCGTCGATAGCGCTTCGCTCGCCAAAGAGCTTGCGCGGCGGGCGGAGGCCGCGGGCCGCACGCTCGAGGTGCTCGTCGAGGTGAACGTGAGCGGCGAACCGCAGAAGCACGGCATCGTGGCGAGCGAGCTCGCCGAGGTGCTCGCCGGCGTGCGCGCGTTCCCTACCCTTTCGGTCCGCGGTCTGATGACCGTGCCGCCGGAGGGAGATCTGGACGTGGCCCGGCAGGTCTTCGAGACGCTGGCCTCCCTGCGCAATCTGCACGGAGGTCCGGCTGTCTTGCCGGAGCTCTCCATGGGTATGTCGGGCGACTTCGAGACAGCGATTGCCGCGGGCGCCACGATCGTGCGGGTTGGAACCGCGATCTTTGGCGCCCGCTCTTAA
- a CDS encoding sulfatase yields MTERRPHRLAVIMAVLIGGTTGGAACILALWLWDLWPPRPRVTIQVRPPEAPVASVADAAPPPAPQPAQPVEIVPEKRAFNVVLITVDTLRFDLGFMGYPRPITPNIDALAARSTVYERAYATASYTPKSLGPLLIGRYASETFRDPEHYTTFFPKNVFLAERLHDADVRTFAGMCHHYFKWDTGYRQGFDVWDTAAMPKGMTDNDTSITGERLTNRALALLADPANVGRRFFAWFHYFDPHAPYVPHDGAPSFGKKGPPTKRTLYDQEIWFTDQQIGRVLDFIAKQPWGAETAIVLTADHGEAFGEHGHLMHGRELWEAIVRVPLVMYIPGGKPRRIAIKRSQIDLVPTVLELAGAPAPTDGLLRGKSLLADLREDAEIEERDVYLDMPEGPFNEMRRAIITGPSPGMKLIDLGDHRYELYDLRVDPEEKRDLVLNKERFRASLTSLQRLRAQLQEIRPTR; encoded by the coding sequence ATGACGGAACGGCGTCCTCACCGCCTTGCCGTCATCATGGCCGTGTTGATCGGTGGTACCACGGGCGGCGCCGCGTGCATCCTCGCCCTTTGGCTATGGGACCTTTGGCCCCCGCGCCCGCGTGTCACGATCCAGGTTCGTCCGCCCGAAGCACCGGTGGCATCGGTGGCCGATGCCGCACCTCCTCCTGCGCCGCAGCCTGCGCAGCCCGTGGAAATCGTGCCCGAAAAGCGCGCGTTCAACGTCGTCCTGATCACCGTCGACACCTTGCGGTTCGACCTCGGCTTCATGGGCTACCCGCGTCCCATCACACCGAACATCGACGCGCTCGCCGCGCGATCCACGGTCTACGAGCGCGCCTACGCCACGGCGTCGTACACACCGAAGAGCCTCGGGCCGCTCCTCATTGGCCGCTACGCGAGCGAGACGTTTCGCGATCCCGAGCATTACACGACGTTCTTTCCCAAGAACGTCTTCCTCGCCGAGCGCTTGCACGACGCGGACGTGCGCACGTTCGCGGGCATGTGCCACCACTATTTCAAGTGGGACACCGGCTATCGCCAAGGGTTCGACGTTTGGGACACCGCCGCGATGCCGAAAGGCATGACCGACAACGACACGAGCATCACCGGCGAGCGGCTCACCAACCGGGCCCTGGCCCTCCTCGCCGATCCCGCCAACGTCGGACGTCGCTTTTTTGCCTGGTTTCACTACTTCGACCCGCACGCTCCGTACGTGCCGCACGATGGCGCACCCAGTTTTGGCAAAAAGGGCCCTCCCACCAAGCGCACGCTCTACGACCAGGAAATATGGTTCACCGATCAGCAGATCGGCCGCGTGCTGGACTTCATCGCCAAGCAGCCGTGGGGCGCCGAAACGGCCATCGTGCTGACCGCCGATCACGGTGAGGCCTTCGGGGAGCACGGGCACTTGATGCACGGGCGCGAGCTTTGGGAGGCCATCGTCCGCGTGCCTCTCGTCATGTACATTCCGGGCGGCAAACCTCGCCGCATTGCCATTAAACGCTCGCAGATCGACCTCGTTCCGACGGTGCTCGAATTGGCCGGTGCCCCGGCGCCCACCGATGGTCTATTGCGCGGAAAAAGCTTGCTCGCCGACCTGCGCGAGGACGCCGAAATCGAGGAGCGCGACGTCTACCTGGACATGCCCGAGGGGCCGTTCAATGAAATGCGCCGCGCCATCATCACCGGGCCTTCTCCCGGCATGAAATTGATCGATTTGGGCGACCATCGGTATGAACTCTACGATCTCAGGGTCGATCCCGAGGAAAAGAGGGACCTGGTGCTGAACAAAGAGCGGTTCCGGGCCTCCCTGACGAGCTTGCAACGGTTGCGCGCGCAGCTGCAGGAAATTCGGCCGACGCGGTGA
- the rpoZ gene encoding DNA-directed RNA polymerase subunit omega, producing the protein MARVTVEDCLEREENRFALVVLAAQRTRQLMKGATALVHSKNKPAVTALREIAAGKVHYDRLSNDVVQEWIEVQRRNSAI; encoded by the coding sequence ATGGCCCGCGTCACCGTCGAAGATTGCCTCGAGCGTGAGGAGAACCGTTTTGCCCTCGTGGTGCTTGCCGCCCAGCGAACCCGTCAGCTCATGAAGGGCGCCACCGCCCTCGTTCATTCGAAGAACAAGCCGGCGGTCACCGCGCTGCGCGAAATTGCGGCCGGCAAGGTCCACTACGATCGTCTGAGCAACGACGTCGTCCAAGAGTGGATCGAAGTCCAGCGCCGCAACAGCGCCATCTAG
- a CDS encoding NAD(P)-binding protein, with the protein METCRHLIVGAGITGLTAAAFLRDPDYLVLEADTQIGGYCKTIKKEGFVWDYSGHFFHFKHPEVEAWLRKRMPKQDIRVVEKKTYIAYGDRKIDFPFQKNIHQLPQAEFIECLYDLYFASSQGEAANFKEMLYARFGRGIAEKFLIPYNEKLYACDLSTLDKDAMGRFFPHANLTDIVRNMRVADNASYNATFTYPEGGAIEYVNAIASEVHPHNIALSEALVGLDLRHRVARTTKREIQFERLVSSAPFPKLLKLAGLAHDESAFSWNKVLVFNLGFDRKGARDVHWMYYPNRARSFYRIGYYDNIFDTDRMSLYVELGFAKDAAIDVEASLARVLADLEAEGVTQGHRLVAHHSVVMDPAYVHITRKSIAEHQRLSRILQAHGIYSAGRYGGWTYCSIEDNIVEAKALVANFDP; encoded by the coding sequence ATGGAAACGTGTCGTCATCTTATCGTTGGCGCCGGCATCACCGGCCTTACGGCAGCAGCCTTCCTTCGCGATCCCGACTACCTCGTTCTCGAGGCCGACACCCAGATTGGTGGCTACTGCAAGACCATCAAGAAGGAAGGCTTCGTCTGGGATTACTCGGGCCACTTTTTCCATTTCAAGCACCCGGAGGTCGAAGCGTGGCTGCGCAAGCGCATGCCCAAGCAAGATATCCGCGTGGTCGAAAAGAAGACGTACATCGCCTACGGCGACCGCAAGATCGATTTCCCATTCCAAAAGAACATTCATCAGCTCCCGCAGGCGGAGTTCATCGAGTGTCTGTATGATCTGTACTTCGCGTCGTCGCAGGGCGAGGCGGCGAACTTCAAAGAGATGCTCTATGCGCGATTCGGGCGTGGCATCGCGGAGAAGTTTCTCATCCCGTACAATGAAAAGCTGTACGCCTGCGATTTGTCGACGCTCGACAAGGATGCGATGGGGCGTTTCTTCCCCCACGCCAACCTGACGGACATCGTGCGCAACATGCGCGTTGCCGACAATGCAAGCTACAACGCGACGTTCACCTACCCCGAGGGCGGCGCCATCGAATACGTGAATGCCATTGCCAGCGAGGTGCATCCGCACAACATCGCGCTAAGCGAGGCATTGGTCGGTTTGGATTTACGCCACCGCGTGGCCCGCACCACGAAGCGCGAGATTCAATTCGAGCGCCTGGTGTCCTCCGCGCCGTTTCCCAAATTGCTGAAGCTCGCGGGCCTCGCCCACGACGAAAGCGCCTTTTCTTGGAACAAGGTGCTCGTTTTCAACTTGGGATTCGACCGCAAAGGCGCCCGCGACGTGCACTGGATGTATTACCCGAATCGCGCGCGGTCCTTTTACCGCATTGGCTACTACGACAACATTTTCGACACCGATCGCATGAGCCTCTACGTCGAATTGGGCTTCGCCAAAGACGCCGCCATCGACGTCGAAGCCTCCCTCGCACGCGTCCTGGCCGATCTCGAAGCCGAAGGCGTCACCCAAGGCCACCGCCTCGTCGCCCACCACTCCGTGGTCATGGATCCGGCCTACGTGCACATCACACGCAAATCGATCGCCGAACACCAACGCCTCTCCCGCATCCTCCAGGCCCACGGCATCTACTCGGCCGGCCGCTACGGCGGCTGGACCTACTGCTCCATCGAAGACAACATCGTCGAAGCCAAAGCCCTCGTCGCGAACTTCGACCCGTGA
- a CDS encoding 3-deoxy-7-phosphoheptulonate synthase produces the protein MFSTTDDLRIDRLRPLIPPAILLEEFPMSNAALTCVNDARQNVARIVAGQDDRLLVVVGPCSIHDVDAAREYAGRLRELAPTLANDLQLVMRVYFEKPRTTVGWKGLINDPNLDGSFSINVGLRLARKLLCDLAEMGVPSGCEFLDTITPQFIADLVSWGAIGARTTESQVHRELASGLSMPVGFKNGTDGDVQIAIDAVGAAASPHQFLSVTKQGLAAIVVTRGNESCHVILRGGAKAPNYDEASVAAASARLEKAKLAPYLMIDCSHGNSKKDPANQPSVAADIGAQLARGSKNIVGVMLESHLVAGRQDVPKDGGQLTYGQSITDACLGWDHTVEVLHQLAADVRKRREAR, from the coding sequence ATGTTTTCTACCACCGACGATCTTCGTATCGATCGCCTTAGGCCACTCATTCCGCCTGCAATTCTTCTCGAAGAATTTCCCATGTCGAACGCGGCGCTCACCTGCGTGAACGACGCTCGCCAGAACGTGGCGCGCATCGTTGCGGGGCAGGACGATCGCCTCCTCGTGGTCGTGGGGCCCTGCTCCATCCACGATGTCGATGCAGCGCGCGAGTACGCCGGGCGCCTTCGCGAGCTAGCTCCCACCTTGGCGAACGACCTCCAGCTGGTCATGCGCGTCTACTTCGAGAAGCCGCGCACCACCGTCGGATGGAAGGGCCTCATCAACGACCCCAACCTCGATGGCAGCTTTTCGATCAACGTGGGCCTGCGCCTCGCGCGCAAGCTGCTCTGCGATCTCGCGGAGATGGGCGTCCCCTCGGGGTGCGAATTCCTCGATACGATCACGCCGCAGTTCATCGCCGATCTGGTGAGCTGGGGCGCCATCGGTGCGCGCACCACGGAGAGCCAAGTGCACCGCGAGCTGGCCAGCGGTCTTTCGATGCCGGTCGGCTTCAAGAACGGCACCGACGGCGACGTGCAGATCGCCATCGATGCCGTGGGCGCTGCCGCGAGCCCGCACCAGTTTCTCTCCGTCACCAAGCAGGGCCTCGCCGCCATCGTCGTCACGCGCGGCAACGAGAGCTGCCACGTCATCCTGCGCGGAGGCGCCAAGGCGCCGAACTACGACGAGGCATCGGTTGCAGCCGCCTCGGCCCGCCTGGAGAAAGCGAAGCTCGCGCCGTATTTGATGATCGACTGCTCACACGGCAACAGCAAAAAAGACCCCGCGAACCAGCCTTCGGTGGCGGCGGACATCGGTGCGCAGCTCGCGCGCGGAAGCAAGAACATCGTCGGTGTCATGCTGGAGAGCCACCTCGTGGCCGGCCGGCAGGATGTGCCGAAAGACGGCGGGCAGCTCACCTACGGGCAGAGCATCACCGATGCGTGCCTCGGCTGGGATCACACGGTGGAAGTCCTCCACCAACTCGCCGCCGACGTTCGCAAGCGCCGCGAAGCGCGCTAG
- a CDS encoding GAF domain-containing protein, with amino-acid sequence MIQPKQDLVLQIKDILLADGDRATKGSQICKVIRTRLDQKWVGIYDVHKSEYAVVAWSGPAAPAFFRFAGGKGLTAEAVTLRKTVVAGDVKSDPRYVSTHGNTQSEIIVPIISSARDTVVGTIDVQSERLHAFSKAHRELLEECAAALLPLWQ; translated from the coding sequence TTGATTCAGCCGAAGCAAGACCTCGTTCTCCAAATCAAGGACATCCTTTTGGCGGACGGCGATCGTGCAACCAAGGGCAGCCAGATCTGCAAGGTCATCCGTACCCGCCTCGACCAGAAGTGGGTCGGCATCTACGACGTGCACAAGAGCGAGTACGCCGTGGTCGCCTGGAGCGGACCGGCCGCACCCGCTTTCTTCCGCTTCGCCGGCGGGAAGGGCCTAACGGCCGAGGCCGTCACACTTCGCAAGACGGTGGTCGCCGGGGACGTCAAGAGCGATCCCCGCTACGTGAGCACCCACGGCAACACGCAATCCGAGATCATCGTCCCCATCATCAGCTCCGCCCGCGACACCGTCGTCGGCACCATCGACGTCCAAAGCGAACGCCTCCACGCCTTCTCCAAAGCGCACCGCGAACTCCTCGAGGAGTGCGCGGCCGCCTTGCTGCCGCTCTGGCAATAA
- a CDS encoding cation diffusion facilitator family transporter — MGHDHAHHDHGHGAAEGFDDGRAYLIGIVLNLGFVVVEVAFGLFAHSMSLIADAGHNLGDVLGLLVAGGASLLARRKPSLRRTYGFRRATILAALANGLLLVVATGAIVWESIGRLREPGTIDGGLVAVVATAGVLVNGASALFLMKGKKRDVNVQAAFIHLAADAAVSAGVVVTGVLIRFTGASILDPVVSIVLSLVILGSTWSLLRRSLDLALDAVPEQIDPGQVRGYLGGLPGVREVHDLHIWAMSSTETALTAHLVTVDGASSPGFLRDVSNELHSRFHIGHATLQLEAHDTKAPCDVPCRLATDEAE; from the coding sequence ATGGGACACGACCACGCGCACCACGATCACGGCCACGGAGCCGCCGAAGGCTTCGACGATGGGCGGGCGTATCTCATTGGAATCGTGCTCAATCTCGGCTTCGTCGTGGTGGAGGTGGCGTTTGGCCTCTTCGCCCACTCGATGTCGCTCATCGCCGACGCCGGGCACAATCTGGGCGACGTGCTCGGCCTCCTCGTGGCCGGCGGTGCCAGCTTGCTCGCCCGCCGAAAGCCGTCGCTGCGGCGGACCTATGGGTTTCGGCGCGCCACCATCCTCGCGGCGCTGGCGAATGGACTGCTTCTCGTCGTGGCCACGGGCGCCATCGTGTGGGAGTCGATTGGGCGCCTTCGCGAGCCCGGGACCATCGACGGCGGGCTCGTGGCCGTCGTGGCCACGGCAGGCGTGCTCGTCAATGGCGCATCGGCGCTCTTCTTGATGAAGGGGAAAAAGCGCGATGTGAACGTGCAGGCCGCGTTCATCCATCTGGCGGCCGACGCCGCGGTGTCCGCCGGCGTCGTGGTGACCGGTGTGCTCATTCGGTTCACCGGCGCGAGCATCCTCGATCCGGTGGTCAGCATCGTGCTGTCGCTCGTCATCCTCGGCTCGACGTGGTCGCTGTTGCGCCGTTCGCTCGACCTGGCGCTCGACGCCGTGCCCGAGCAGATCGACCCCGGTCAGGTGCGCGGCTACCTCGGTGGCCTTCCCGGCGTGCGCGAGGTGCACGATCTGCATATCTGGGCGATGAGCTCCACGGAGACCGCGCTCACCGCGCACTTGGTCACCGTCGATGGCGCCTCGTCCCCCGGGTTCTTGCGTGACGTGAGCAACGAGCTTCACTCGCGCTTCCACATCGGCCACGCCACCTTGCAGCTCGAGGCGCACGACACCAAGGCTCCCTGCGACGTGCCCTGCCGCCTCGCCACGGACGAAGCCGAGTAA